The genomic stretch GCTCTCCCCCGAGGAGATGGTCCTGGCCTACCCCAGCCTAAGCCTTGCGGACGTGTACGCCGTCCTGGCTTGGGCTCTGCGCCACCCGGAGGAGGTGGCCGCCTACCGGGAGAGGGCGAAGAGGGCGGCTCTGGAGGCGGAGGAGCGGGCCCGGGTCCACTTCCCCAAGGCCCTTCTCGCCCGGCTGGGTAGGGCGTGAAGCTCCTTTTGGACGAGAACGTGGAAAGGGCCCTCTTCCTGGGCCTGAAGCGGCGCCACCCCGGGCTAGACGTGGTTCGGGTAGTGGACGTGGGCCTTGGGGGGAGATCAGACGCTGAGGTCCTGGAGTGGGCCGCCCGGGAAGGACGGGTGCTGGTGTCCAGGGACCACGCCACCCTGAGCGCCGAGGCCGCGCGGCGCATAGAGGAGGGCAGGCCCATGTCTGGGCTCATCCTCTTGCGCCGGGGGGTCGGCGTGGGCCGGATCTTGGAGGATCTGGAGCTCCTTCTGACTGCCGCGCGACCTGGGGAGCTGGAGAACGCCATCCTGTATCTGCCCTTCTAGAGTTGGCCTTCGCGTTTCCTTCAAGGAGGTCCACCAGCTCCTTTTGGGCCCCTCGGTCACAAGCCAGGAGCTTAAAGGTCTCCGGCTTCTGGTGGACCTCTACCTGCTGAGGCGCCTGCCTCCCCTTGAGGCCAACGTGGGGAAGCGCCTGGTGAAAAGCTCCAAGCTCTACCTGCGGGACAGCGGTCTGGTCCACGCCCTCCTGGGGCTCCGCACTTTGGAGGACCTCCTTGCCCACCCCGTGGTGGGGAGGAGCTATGAGGGCTTCGTGGTGGAGAACCTCCTCCAGGTGCTTCCCGAGGGGGGCGAGGCCTACTTCTACCGCACCCGGGCCGAGGCGGAGGTGGACCTGGTCCTCCTCCTGCCCGGGGGGAGGCTCTGGGCCGTGGAGGTCAAGCGGAGCCTTGATCCCCGGCCTTCCCGGGGGTTCCACGAGGCGCTGAAGGACCTCAAGCCCCAGGAGGCCTTCGTGATTTACCCGGGAGGGGAGACCTTCCCCGTTGGGGGAGGGAGTCTTCGCCGCTCCCCTTGGGGCGATGATGGAGCGGCTCTGGAGGAGGTAAGCGCCCGCCCTCGGGTTTCGCGGCCCGGGTCTATCCGGCCACACTGCCCTTGCTGGTGAGCGGTTGGCCAGGGCCGCGTGGCTCCCGGTGGGGGACCTTTACGACGGCCTTCAACCCACATTCCGCACCCCTCCTCCCCCCCGCGTTAGGACTTGTGGGATGGTAGCTACACCCGACCCGCAGGTGTACGACCTCGGCCACCTGGGCCTGGTGGCCAGCACCGTGGACCGTGTGGGTGCTTCAACTGTCCATGTGGGTTCGCTTGGTAGAGCTGGGGGGGCAAGTTGCTGGTCTTCGACCCAGCTCCACATCACGAGACCGCGGTGCGCCTCCTGGGGGCCGGGCGATATTACC from Thermus thermamylovorans encodes the following:
- a CDS encoding DUF433 domain-containing protein, whose product is MVLTERIPLVADEAGGLRVEGTRVYLEDLLDAYEGGLSPEEMVLAYPSLSLADVYAVLAWALRHPEEVAAYRERAKRAALEAEERARVHFPKALLARLGRA
- a CDS encoding DUF4143 domain-containing protein, with protein sequence MGPSVTSQELKGLRLLVDLYLLRRLPPLEANVGKRLVKSSKLYLRDSGLVHALLGLRTLEDLLAHPVVGRSYEGFVVENLLQVLPEGGEAYFYRTRAEAEVDLVLLLPGGRLWAVEVKRSLDPRPSRGFHEALKDLKPQEAFVIYPGGETFPVGGGSLRRSPWGDDGAALEEVSARPRVSRPGSIRPHCPCW
- a CDS encoding DUF5615 family PIN-like protein, which produces MKLLLDENVERALFLGLKRRHPGLDVVRVVDVGLGGRSDAEVLEWAAREGRVLVSRDHATLSAEAARRIEEGRPMSGLILLRRGVGVGRILEDLELLLTAARPGELENAILYLPF